One window of the Pseudomonas lurida genome contains the following:
- a CDS encoding cold-shock protein, with protein MSNRQTGTVKWFNDEKGFGFITPQGGGDDLFVHFKAIESDGFKSLKEGQTVSFVAEKGQKGMQAAQVRGE; from the coding sequence ATGTCTAATCGCCAAACCGGCACCGTTAAATGGTTCAACGATGAAAAAGGCTTCGGCTTCATCACTCCTCAAGGTGGCGGTGACGACCTGTTCGTACACTTCAAAGCTATCGAAAGCGACGGTTTCAAAAGCCTGAAAGAAGGCCAAACCGTTTCCTTCGTGGCTGAGAAAGGCCAAAAGGGTATGCAAGCTGCACAAGTTCGCGGCGAGTAA
- a CDS encoding I78 family peptidase inhibitor, which produces MPWKLASFGTLLAALALAGCSTPGASEPAKDAAVADAGHSRCESKAAEFTIGQKASPQLLEQARTRAGAQNARILKPNDMITLEYRSDRLNLNTDDNLVITRVNCG; this is translated from the coding sequence ATGCCTTGGAAGCTCGCATCATTCGGTACTTTGTTGGCAGCACTCGCGTTGGCGGGTTGCAGCACCCCGGGTGCCTCTGAGCCAGCCAAAGACGCCGCCGTGGCCGATGCCGGTCATAGCCGCTGTGAGTCGAAGGCCGCCGAGTTCACTATCGGCCAGAAAGCTTCGCCCCAGTTGCTGGAACAGGCGCGTACCCGTGCCGGTGCGCAGAACGCACGCATCCTCAAGCCTAACGATATGATCACCCTGGAATACCGCTCCGACCGCCTGAACCTGAACACCGATGACAACCTGGTGATCACGCGGGTCAATTGCGGCTGA
- a CDS encoding nucleoside hydrolase has product MQRGLPILKNLFRSVLLLSALTAASAQAAEKIDLIIDTDPGADDVVALLFAMASPDELNIRALTTVAGNVRLDKTSRNARLAREWAGREDIPVYAGAPAPLLRTPIYAENIHGKEGISGVTVHEPKKGLADGNAVDYLIKTLSTAKPHSITIAMLGPQTNLALALTQAPEITQGIKEVVVMGGAHFNGGNITPVAEFNLFADPVAAEIVLKSGVKLTYLPLDVTHKVLTSEARLKKIADIKNNASKVVGDILNEYVKGDMEHYGIPGGPVHDATVVAYLLKPSLFSGRDVNVVVDSREGPTFGQTIVDWYDGLKHPKNAFWVENGDAQGFFDLLTERLARLK; this is encoded by the coding sequence ATGCAACGCGGTCTCCCAATCCTGAAAAACCTGTTCCGGAGTGTTTTGCTTTTGTCCGCACTCACTGCTGCAAGCGCCCAGGCGGCGGAAAAAATTGACCTGATCATCGACACCGACCCAGGCGCCGATGATGTGGTGGCATTGCTGTTTGCCATGGCCTCCCCGGATGAGCTGAACATTCGTGCGCTGACCACCGTCGCCGGCAACGTGCGCTTGGACAAGACCTCCCGCAACGCCCGCCTGGCCCGTGAGTGGGCAGGGCGCGAGGACATCCCGGTGTATGCCGGTGCGCCAGCGCCACTGCTGCGCACGCCTATCTACGCCGAGAACATCCACGGCAAGGAAGGTATTTCCGGCGTCACCGTACATGAACCCAAAAAGGGTCTGGCTGACGGCAATGCCGTTGATTACCTGATCAAGACCTTGAGCACCGCCAAGCCTCATAGCATCACCATCGCCATGCTCGGTCCGCAGACCAACCTGGCGCTGGCACTGACCCAGGCCCCCGAAATCACCCAGGGCATCAAGGAAGTGGTGGTGATGGGCGGCGCGCACTTCAACGGCGGCAATATCACGCCGGTGGCGGAGTTCAACCTGTTCGCGGACCCGGTTGCGGCCGAGATCGTGCTCAAGAGTGGCGTCAAGCTGACTTACCTGCCGTTGGACGTGACCCACAAGGTACTGACCAGCGAAGCGCGCCTGAAAAAGATTGCCGACATCAAGAACAACGCGAGCAAGGTCGTGGGCGATATTCTCAATGAGTACGTCAAGGGCGACATGGAGCACTACGGCATTCCAGGCGGCCCGGTGCATGACGCTACCGTCGTTGCTTACCTGCTCAAGCCTTCGCTGTTCAGCGGACGTGACGTCAACGTGGTCGTGGACAGCCGTGAAGGCCCTACCTTCGGCCAGACCATCGTCGACTGGTACGACGGCCTGAAGCACCCCAAGAACGCGTTCTGGGTGGAGAACGGTGATGCCCAGGGCTTCTTTGACCTGCTGACCGAACGCCTGGCGCGTCTGAAGTAA
- the rbsD gene encoding D-ribose pyranase, producing MKKTPLLNIALSRVIASLGHGDILVIGDAGLPVPPGVELIDLALTQGIPDFVSTLRIVLSEMQVERHVLAEEILLKQPPALVELNTLTEQAALGERRLVSHEEFKQLSHKARAVVRTGECQPYCNIALVSGVTF from the coding sequence ATGAAAAAGACACCCCTGCTCAATATCGCCCTGTCGCGTGTCATCGCGTCCCTGGGGCATGGTGACATCCTGGTGATCGGCGACGCTGGCCTGCCGGTTCCGCCGGGCGTCGAGCTGATTGACCTGGCGTTGACCCAGGGCATCCCGGACTTCGTCAGTACCTTGCGTATCGTGCTCAGCGAGATGCAGGTGGAGCGTCACGTGCTGGCGGAAGAAATCCTGCTCAAGCAGCCACCGGCGCTGGTCGAACTCAATACGCTCACAGAACAGGCAGCGCTCGGTGAGCGTCGCCTGGTCAGCCACGAAGAATTCAAGCAACTCAGCCACAAGGCGCGCGCCGTGGTGCGCACCGGTGAGTGTCAGCCGTACTGCAATATCGCGCTGGTGTCCGGCGTAACGTTTTAG
- the rbsK gene encoding ribokinase, with amino-acid sequence MPAKVVVVGSLNMDLVTRASRLPRAGETLIGQTFSTVPGGKGANQAVASARLGADVSMIGCVGTDAYGTQLREALRVEGIDCQAVSTVDGSSGVALIVVDDSSQNAIVIVAGSNGELTPASLQAFDSVLQAADVIVCQLEVPMNTVGYALKRGRELGKTVILNPAPASAPLPAEWYASIDYLIPNESEAGALSGVTVDSIDSAKAAATQLIQAGAGKVIITLGSQGALFTDGQGFEHLLAPKVRAVDTTAAGDTFVGGFAAALANGKSEAEAIRFGQVAAALSVTRAGAQPSIPTLHDVQGFVPS; translated from the coding sequence ATGCCAGCAAAAGTAGTGGTAGTAGGCAGCTTGAATATGGACCTGGTGACCCGCGCCAGCCGGTTGCCGCGCGCCGGTGAGACCTTGATTGGCCAGACGTTCTCCACCGTGCCTGGCGGCAAGGGTGCCAACCAGGCGGTAGCCTCGGCACGCCTGGGGGCCGATGTCTCGATGATTGGCTGTGTCGGTACCGATGCCTACGGCACCCAACTGCGTGAAGCGTTGCGCGTGGAGGGCATCGATTGCCAGGCCGTCAGCACGGTGGACGGCTCCAGTGGCGTGGCGTTGATCGTGGTCGATGACAGCAGCCAGAACGCGATCGTGATTGTGGCGGGCAGTAACGGCGAACTGACGCCAGCCTCGTTGCAGGCTTTCGACTCGGTGCTGCAAGCGGCCGACGTGATCGTCTGCCAGCTGGAAGTGCCGATGAATACCGTGGGTTATGCCCTCAAGCGCGGTCGTGAGCTGGGCAAGACGGTGATCCTCAACCCGGCCCCTGCCAGCGCTCCGTTACCCGCGGAGTGGTACGCCTCCATCGACTACCTGATTCCTAATGAAAGCGAAGCCGGCGCACTGAGCGGCGTGACGGTCGACTCCATTGACAGTGCCAAGGCGGCGGCGACCCAATTGATCCAGGCGGGCGCCGGCAAAGTCATCATCACCCTGGGGTCCCAGGGCGCGCTGTTTACTGACGGCCAGGGCTTCGAACACTTGCTGGCACCGAAAGTCAGGGCGGTCGACACCACGGCAGCGGGCGACACCTTTGTGGGTGGTTTTGCGGCGGCACTGGCCAATGGTAAAAGCGAGGCCGAGGCCATCCGTTTTGGCCAGGTCGCTGCGGCATTGTCGGTGACACGCGCCGGTGCGCAACCCTCCATTCCAACGCTGCACGACGTACAAGGTTTTGTCCCCTCATGA
- a CDS encoding LacI family DNA-binding transcriptional regulator yields MATIKDVAALAGISYTTVSHVVNKTRPVSEPVRIKVEAAIKQLDYVPSAVARSLKAKTTATIGLLVPNSLNPYFAELARGIEDYCERNGYCVILCNSDDNAEKQRSYLRVLLEKRIDGLIVTSVGGDDSGLAAGLSAVRTPMVIVDRALDGIDVDLVRIDHEEGAYLATRHLLELGHRDIACIGGPAHTRVAQMRLAGYHRALREAGVEVVANRSRESDFTSTGGYAAAVQLLANNPPSAIFASNDMIGFGVLRAAAERNIRVPGELSVIGFDDIQMGRYVYPALTTVGQSILQLGETAAELLLRRIATPQLPIDQRIVTPSIVLRESTAPVAGTFAQYR; encoded by the coding sequence ATGGCAACGATCAAGGATGTGGCAGCGCTTGCAGGTATTTCCTACACCACCGTGTCCCATGTGGTGAACAAGACGCGCCCGGTCAGTGAGCCGGTACGTATCAAGGTCGAAGCGGCGATCAAGCAGCTCGACTACGTGCCCAGCGCCGTCGCACGTTCGCTCAAGGCCAAGACCACGGCCACCATCGGTCTGCTGGTGCCCAACAGCCTCAACCCGTATTTTGCGGAGTTGGCCCGTGGCATCGAGGATTACTGCGAGCGTAACGGTTACTGCGTGATCCTTTGCAACTCCGACGACAACGCTGAAAAGCAACGCAGCTATTTGCGCGTGTTGCTGGAGAAGCGTATCGACGGCTTGATCGTGACCTCGGTGGGCGGCGACGACAGTGGCCTGGCCGCCGGGTTGAGCGCAGTGCGTACGCCCATGGTGATTGTCGACCGCGCGCTGGATGGCATTGACGTGGACCTGGTGCGTATCGATCATGAGGAGGGTGCCTACTTGGCGACCCGGCACTTGCTCGAGCTAGGGCACCGCGACATCGCTTGCATCGGCGGCCCTGCCCATACCCGTGTCGCGCAAATGCGCCTGGCGGGGTATCACCGTGCGCTGCGAGAGGCCGGTGTGGAAGTGGTGGCCAATCGCAGTCGCGAAAGCGACTTCACCAGCACCGGCGGGTATGCCGCTGCCGTGCAGTTGCTGGCGAACAATCCTCCCAGCGCCATTTTTGCCAGCAACGACATGATTGGCTTCGGTGTGTTGCGCGCAGCGGCAGAGCGCAATATCCGCGTGCCGGGCGAGCTGTCGGTGATTGGTTTCGATGATATTCAAATGGGCCGTTACGTCTACCCGGCGTTGACCACGGTCGGGCAGTCGATCCTGCAACTGGGCGAGACGGCGGCCGAACTTTTACTGCGAAGAATTGCGACACCCCAACTGCCGATCGATCAACGCATCGTGACGCCAAGCATCGTGTTGCGTGAGTCGACGGCGCCTGTCGCCGGTACGTTCGCCCAATACCGCTGA
- a CDS encoding ABC transporter permease: MKTTTSPGKTGGNFYGLGTYLGLAGALLAMIALFSVLSDHFLSYDTFSTLANQIPDLMVLAVGMTFILIIGGIDLSVGSVLALAASAVSVAILGWGWSVLPAAVLGMGCAALAGTITGSITVAWRIPSFIVSLGVLEMARGVAYQMTGSRTAYIGDSFAWLSNPIAFGISPSFIIALLVIIVAQLVLTRTVFGRYLIGIGTNEEAVRLAGINPKPYKILVFSLMGLLAGVAALFQISRLEAADPNAGSGLELQVIAAVVIGGTSLMGGRGSVISTFFGVLIISVLAAGLAQIGATEPTKRIITGAVIVIAVVLDTYRSQRASRRG, encoded by the coding sequence ATGAAAACCACAACTTCCCCCGGCAAGACTGGCGGTAACTTCTACGGCCTGGGCACCTACCTGGGACTGGCCGGCGCTTTGCTGGCGATGATTGCACTGTTCTCGGTGCTCAGCGATCACTTCCTGTCCTATGACACCTTCAGCACCCTGGCCAACCAGATTCCGGACTTGATGGTGCTTGCGGTGGGCATGACCTTCATCCTCATCATCGGCGGTATCGACCTGTCGGTCGGGTCGGTGCTGGCGCTGGCGGCGTCGGCGGTCAGCGTGGCGATTCTCGGCTGGGGCTGGAGCGTGTTGCCAGCCGCCGTGCTGGGCATGGGCTGCGCGGCATTGGCCGGCACCATCACCGGCTCGATCACCGTGGCCTGGCGCATTCCGTCATTTATCGTGTCCCTCGGCGTGCTGGAAATGGCCCGTGGCGTGGCGTACCAGATGACCGGCTCGCGCACCGCTTACATCGGTGATTCGTTTGCCTGGCTGTCCAACCCGATTGCCTTTGGTATCTCGCCGTCATTCATCATTGCCTTGCTCGTGATCATCGTCGCGCAGTTGGTCTTGACCCGTACGGTGTTTGGTCGCTACCTGATCGGTATCGGCACCAACGAAGAGGCGGTGCGCCTGGCGGGGATCAATCCCAAGCCTTACAAGATCCTGGTGTTCAGCCTCATGGGCCTGCTGGCCGGTGTGGCCGCGCTGTTCCAGATTTCTCGCCTGGAAGCGGCGGACCCGAACGCCGGGTCTGGCCTGGAATTGCAAGTGATCGCGGCGGTGGTGATTGGCGGCACTAGCTTGATGGGTGGGCGCGGCTCGGTGATCAGTACCTTTTTTGGTGTGTTGATTATTTCGGTATTGGCGGCTGGCCTGGCGCAGATCGGTGCAACGGAACCTACGAAACGCATCATCACCGGTGCCGTGATCGTGATTGCCGTGGTCCTCGATACTTACCGCAGCCAGCGCGCCAGTCGGCGAGGCTGA
- a CDS encoding sugar ABC transporter ATP-binding protein, which translates to MSSSAPNAVLSVSGIGKTYAQPVLSDITLTLNRGEVLALTGENGAGKSTLSKIIGGLVTPTTGHMQFNGQDFRPGSRTQAEELGVRMVMQELNLLPTLTVAENLFLDNLPSHCGWISRKQLRKAAIEAMAQVGLDAIDPDTLVGSLGIGHQQMVEIARNLIGDCHVLILDEPTAMLTAREVEMLFEQITRLQARGVAIIYISHRLEELARVAQRIAVLRDGKLVCVEPMANYNSEQLVTLMVGRELGEHIDLGLRTIGGPALTVKGLTRSDKVRDVSFEVRAGEIYGISGLIGAGRTELLRLIFGADLADSGTVALGSPAQVVSIRSPVDAVGHGIALITEDRKGEGLLLTQSISANIALGNMPEISGGGVVNSRDETALAKRQIDAMRIRSSSPAQLVSELSGGNQQKVVIGRWLERDCSVMLFDEPTRGIDVGAKFDIYALLGELTRQGKALVVVSSDLRELMLICDRIGVLSAGRLIETFERDSWTQDELLAAAFAGYQKRDALLNDAVLRDTP; encoded by the coding sequence ATGTCATCTTCCGCCCCGAACGCTGTCCTCTCGGTCAGCGGTATCGGCAAGACCTATGCCCAACCGGTTCTGTCCGACATCACCCTGACGCTCAATCGCGGGGAAGTGCTGGCGCTGACCGGTGAGAACGGCGCAGGCAAAAGTACCTTGTCGAAGATCATCGGCGGGCTGGTCACACCGACCACCGGGCACATGCAGTTCAATGGCCAGGATTTCCGCCCGGGCAGCCGCACCCAGGCCGAAGAACTGGGCGTGCGCATGGTCATGCAGGAACTCAATCTGCTGCCGACGCTGACCGTCGCCGAAAACCTGTTCCTGGATAACCTGCCCAGCCACTGTGGCTGGATCAGTCGCAAGCAACTGCGCAAGGCCGCGATAGAGGCCATGGCGCAGGTCGGGCTGGACGCCATCGACCCCGATACGCTGGTTGGCAGCCTGGGCATTGGCCATCAGCAGATGGTCGAGATCGCCCGCAACCTGATTGGCGATTGCCATGTACTGATCCTCGATGAACCCACGGCCATGCTTACCGCGCGTGAAGTCGAGATGCTGTTCGAGCAAATCACCCGCCTGCAGGCTCGGGGCGTGGCGATCATTTATATTTCGCACCGGCTGGAAGAGTTGGCCCGTGTTGCCCAGCGCATTGCGGTATTGCGCGACGGCAAGCTGGTCTGCGTCGAGCCGATGGCCAATTACAACAGTGAGCAACTGGTCACCTTGATGGTCGGTCGCGAACTGGGCGAGCACATCGACCTGGGGCTTCGCACCATCGGTGGTCCGGCCCTGACGGTCAAAGGCCTGACGCGCTCGGACAAGGTCCGCGACGTGTCCTTCGAAGTGCGCGCGGGTGAGATCTATGGCATCTCCGGCCTGATCGGCGCCGGTCGCACCGAGTTGTTGCGACTGATCTTCGGCGCCGACCTGGCGGACAGCGGCACCGTCGCGCTTGGCTCGCCGGCCCAAGTGGTGAGCATTCGCTCGCCCGTGGATGCGGTGGGCCACGGAATCGCGCTGATCACCGAAGACCGCAAGGGCGAAGGCCTGCTGCTGACCCAGTCCATCAGCGCCAACATCGCCTTGGGCAACATGCCGGAAATTTCCGGCGGTGGCGTGGTCAACAGTCGCGACGAAACGGCCTTGGCCAAGCGTCAGATCGATGCCATGCGCATCCGCAGTTCCAGTCCGGCGCAGTTGGTTTCCGAGTTGTCCGGCGGCAACCAGCAGAAGGTGGTGATTGGCCGCTGGCTTGAGCGCGACTGCTCGGTGATGCTGTTCGATGAACCGACCCGTGGCATCGACGTCGGTGCCAAATTCGATATTTATGCCTTGCTGGGCGAATTGACCCGCCAGGGCAAAGCGCTGGTGGTGGTGTCCAGTGATTTGCGTGAACTCATGCTGATCTGCGACCGCATCGGCGTGTTGTCCGCCGGACGCCTGATCGAGACGTTCGAGCGCGACAGCTGGACCCAGGACGAATTGCTCGCCGCCGCCTTCGCCGGCTATCAGAAACGTGATGCGCTGCTCAACGACGCAGTGCTTAGGGATACCCCATGA
- a CDS encoding sugar ABC transporter substrate-binding protein, giving the protein MKLPFAGRLLAVAVLAAASAALPLSSAFADDAAKPKVGLVMKSLANEFFVTMQEGAKTYQKEHAADFDMITNGIKNETDTSAQIDIVNQMILAKVNAIVIAPADSKALVTVLKKASDAGIKVVNIDNRLDPDVLKSKNLDIPFVGPDNRKGSKLVGDYLAKQLASGDKVGIIEGVPTTTNAQQRTAGYKDAMDAAGMKIVSTQSGNWEIDQGQKVASAMLSEYPDLKALLAGNDNMALGAVSAVRAAGKAGKVLVVGYDNIEAIKPMLQDGRVLATADQAAAQQAVFGIQNALKLVKGEKVDAKDGVIETPVELVLKK; this is encoded by the coding sequence ATGAAGCTGCCATTCGCTGGACGTCTTCTTGCTGTCGCTGTGCTTGCCGCCGCATCCGCTGCCCTGCCTCTCTCCTCTGCATTTGCCGATGACGCCGCCAAACCCAAGGTCGGCCTGGTCATGAAATCCCTCGCCAATGAATTCTTCGTCACCATGCAAGAAGGTGCCAAGACGTATCAGAAAGAGCACGCCGCCGATTTCGACATGATCACCAACGGGATCAAGAACGAAACCGATACCAGCGCGCAGATCGATATCGTCAACCAGATGATCCTCGCCAAGGTCAACGCCATCGTGATCGCTCCCGCCGACTCCAAGGCCCTGGTCACCGTGCTGAAGAAAGCCTCGGATGCCGGCATCAAGGTCGTCAATATCGATAACCGCCTGGACCCGGACGTGCTCAAAAGCAAAAACCTCGACATCCCGTTCGTAGGCCCAGACAACCGCAAAGGCTCCAAGCTGGTGGGCGACTACCTGGCCAAGCAACTGGCGTCGGGTGACAAGGTCGGCATCATCGAAGGTGTACCGACGACCACCAACGCCCAGCAGCGTACCGCAGGCTACAAGGATGCGATGGATGCTGCCGGGATGAAGATCGTTTCCACCCAATCCGGCAACTGGGAAATCGACCAGGGCCAGAAAGTGGCGTCTGCCATGTTGAGCGAGTACCCGGACCTCAAGGCCCTGTTGGCCGGTAACGACAACATGGCCCTGGGCGCTGTCTCCGCCGTGCGTGCGGCAGGCAAGGCCGGCAAGGTACTGGTTGTGGGCTACGACAACATCGAGGCCATCAAGCCGATGCTGCAGGACGGCCGTGTACTGGCGACCGCTGACCAGGCTGCTGCCCAGCAAGCCGTGTTCGGTATCCAGAATGCGCTCAAGCTGGTCAAGGGTGAGAAAGTCGATGCCAAGGACGGCGTGATCGAAACCCCGGTCGAACTCGTCCTCAAGAAGTAA
- a CDS encoding asparaginase: protein MKSALKTFVPGALALLLLFPVAAQAKEAETKTKLSNVVILATGGTIAGAGASAANSATYQAAKVGIEQLIAGVPELSQIANVRGEQVMQIASESINNENLLQLGRRVAELADSKDVDGIVITHGTDTLEETAYFLNLVEKTDKPIVVVGSMRPGTAMSADGMLNLYNAVAVAGSKDARGKGVLVTMNDEIQSGRDVSKMINIKTEAFKSPWGPLGMVVEGKSYWFRLPAKRHTLDSEFDIKNIKSLPDVEIAYGYGNVSDTAYKALAQAGAKAIIHAGTGNGSVSSKVVPALVELRKQGVQIIRSSHVNAGGMVLRNAEQPDDKYDWVAALDLNPQKARILAMVAMTKTQDSKELQRIFWEY from the coding sequence ATGAAATCTGCACTGAAGACTTTTGTTCCGGGCGCGTTAGCCCTCCTGCTGCTGTTCCCCGTTGCCGCCCAGGCAAAGGAAGCTGAAACCAAGACCAAACTGTCCAACGTGGTAATCCTCGCTACCGGCGGCACCATTGCCGGCGCCGGCGCCAGCGCGGCCAACAGTGCCACCTACCAGGCGGCCAAAGTCGGCATCGAGCAATTGATCGCCGGCGTTCCTGAGCTTAGCCAGATCGCCAATGTGCGTGGCGAGCAAGTGATGCAAATTGCGTCCGAAAGCATCAACAATGAAAACCTGCTGCAGCTGGGTCGCCGCGTCGCCGAACTGGCTGACAGCAAGGACGTGGACGGCATCGTGATCACTCACGGTACCGACACCCTGGAAGAAACCGCCTACTTCCTGAACCTGGTGGAAAAGACCGATAAGCCAATCGTGGTGGTCGGCTCCATGCGTCCAGGTACTGCCATGTCGGCCGACGGCATGCTCAACCTGTACAACGCCGTGGCCGTGGCAGGCAGCAAGGATGCACGCGGCAAAGGCGTGCTGGTGACCATGAACGACGAGATCCAGTCGGGTCGCGACGTCAGCAAGATGATCAATATCAAGACCGAAGCATTCAAGAGCCCGTGGGGCCCACTGGGCATGGTGGTTGAGGGCAAATCCTACTGGTTCCGCCTGCCAGCCAAGCGTCATACCCTGGATTCGGAATTCGATATCAAGAACATCAAGAGCCTGCCTGATGTCGAGATCGCCTATGGCTATGGCAACGTGAGCGACACCGCCTATAAGGCCCTGGCTCAAGCGGGTGCCAAAGCTATCATCCACGCTGGCACCGGCAACGGCTCTGTATCCTCCAAAGTCGTGCCTGCCCTGGTGGAACTGCGCAAGCAAGGTGTACAGATCATTCGCTCTTCCCACGTAAACGCTGGTGGCATGGTGCTGCGCAACGCCGAACAGCCTGACGACAAATACGACTGGGTGGCTGCACTTGACCTGAACCCACAGAAAGCCCGCATCCTGGCGATGGTCGCCATGACCAAGACCCAGGACAGCAAAGAGCTGCAACGAATTTTCTGGGAATACTGA
- a CDS encoding DUF1654 domain-containing protein — protein MAKSSSAEPTPPDAYERLAIRVQKIINSTNAQKAKAALIFRLPDEPEDEWARLLEEIAENDNVTLAYRDDGGVQIFWVVPKED, from the coding sequence GTGGCAAAGTCCTCTTCCGCAGAACCAACTCCGCCCGATGCCTACGAACGCCTGGCCATCCGTGTGCAAAAGATCATCAACTCGACCAACGCGCAGAAAGCCAAGGCGGCGTTGATCTTCCGTTTGCCGGATGAACCTGAGGATGAATGGGCGCGTTTGCTGGAAGAAATCGCTGAGAACGACAACGTCACCCTCGCCTATCGGGACGACGGCGGTGTGCAGATTTTCTGGGTTGTACCGAAGGAAGATTGA
- a CDS encoding endonuclease — protein MSVRFIAVCCLFFAITAQAQAPRTFSEAKKVAWKLYAPQSTEFYCGCKYTGNRVDLKACGYIPRKNANRAARIEWEHIVPAWQIGHQRQCWQDGGRKNCTRHDDVFKRAEADLHNLVPSIGEVNGDRNNFSFGWLPVQSGQYGSCLTQVDFKAKKVMPRPSIRGMIARTYFYMSKQYGLRLSKQDRQLYEAWNKTYPVQAWERQRNQTVACVMGRGNEFVGPVNLKACG, from the coding sequence ATGAGTGTCCGTTTTATCGCTGTGTGCTGCCTGTTTTTTGCAATCACCGCCCAGGCCCAGGCACCCCGCACGTTCAGCGAAGCCAAGAAAGTCGCCTGGAAGCTGTACGCCCCGCAATCCACCGAGTTTTATTGCGGCTGCAAATACACCGGCAACCGCGTTGACCTGAAAGCCTGTGGCTACATCCCGCGCAAAAATGCCAACCGCGCTGCGCGCATCGAATGGGAGCACATTGTTCCAGCCTGGCAGATCGGGCATCAGCGCCAATGCTGGCAGGATGGTGGGCGCAAGAACTGCACGCGCCACGATGACGTGTTCAAGCGTGCCGAGGCGGACCTGCATAACCTGGTACCGAGCATCGGCGAGGTCAACGGTGACCGAAATAACTTCAGTTTCGGCTGGCTGCCAGTGCAAAGCGGGCAGTACGGTTCATGCCTGACCCAGGTGGACTTCAAGGCCAAGAAGGTCATGCCGCGTCCGTCAATCCGGGGTATGATCGCCCGTACCTATTTCTATATGAGCAAGCAGTACGGCTTGCGACTGTCCAAACAGGATCGCCAATTGTACGAAGCCTGGAACAAGACCTATCCAGTGCAGGCCTGGGAGCGCCAGCGCAACCAGACCGTGGCGTGTGTGATGGGGCGCGGCAACGAGTTTGTAGGCCCGGTGAATCTCAAAGCCTGCGGTTGA
- a CDS encoding SPOR domain-containing protein encodes MAIAVLALAGCGEGRSVDAPRTKPAANESQPQTGAIAAQEWDVRVGPPDHKLQAITDLTAWLLEHGFNFYIVKVDGKDEVLLGPFATKAEAEAKQTLLNEKMARAKKTDTVSEVIEHKTAQ; translated from the coding sequence ATGGCAATTGCGGTGTTGGCATTGGCCGGTTGCGGTGAAGGCAGAAGCGTCGATGCGCCCAGGACCAAGCCTGCCGCGAACGAAAGCCAGCCCCAGACCGGCGCGATTGCTGCCCAGGAATGGGATGTGCGGGTAGGCCCGCCGGACCACAAGTTGCAGGCGATCACCGACCTTACGGCCTGGTTGCTGGAACATGGTTTCAATTTTTATATCGTGAAGGTGGACGGCAAGGACGAAGTACTGCTGGGCCCGTTTGCCACCAAGGCGGAGGCGGAGGCCAAGCAGACGCTACTTAACGAGAAGATGGCCCGCGCCAAGAAAACCGACACGGTGTCAGAGGTCATTGAGCACAAAACCGCGCAGTAA
- the csrA gene encoding carbon storage regulator CsrA: MLILTRKVGESINIGDDITITILGVSGQQVRIGINAPKDVAVHREEIYQRIQAGLTAPDKNQTP, encoded by the coding sequence ATGCTTATACTCACCCGCAAAGTTGGTGAAAGCATAAACATCGGTGATGACATCACGATCACCATCCTGGGCGTCAGCGGCCAGCAAGTACGAATCGGCATCAACGCACCCAAGGACGTTGCCGTGCATCGCGAGGAGATCTACCAGCGCATCCAGGCTGGCTTGACTGCCCCGGACAAAAACCAGACGCCTTGA